From a single Anaerolineales bacterium genomic region:
- a CDS encoding toast rack family protein, with protein sequence MRRNQLFWGGILVLLGFVMLANAMGITLPNGNSLMSLFFPLLLIGFGIFVLVGVFMRGKVDTESASIDLQGASEAGLRINHGAGELNVRSGAGANEFMRGSFVGGVEHKTSRNGDRLEVKMRPAKDFVDFPFFGPRSQLDWDVALNASVPTKLDFSLGANKSNLDLHDMTITDLRFKTGASDTTLTLPAKGRLNADFEIGAASLTLIVPDGVAIRVRASLGAGDLSVNRSRFPQDVSPDFETAANAVDIHVKGGACSVKVK encoded by the coding sequence ATGCGCCGCAATCAATTATTTTGGGGCGGCATCCTGGTTTTGCTCGGCTTTGTGATGCTCGCCAATGCCATGGGGATAACCCTCCCGAATGGCAATTCACTGATGAGTCTTTTCTTCCCCCTGCTCCTCATCGGGTTTGGCATTTTTGTGTTGGTCGGCGTTTTTATGCGCGGCAAGGTCGACACCGAATCCGCGAGCATTGACCTGCAGGGCGCATCCGAAGCCGGTTTGCGGATCAATCACGGCGCGGGCGAGTTGAACGTTCGGAGCGGCGCAGGCGCCAATGAATTCATGCGCGGCTCGTTCGTGGGCGGGGTGGAGCACAAAACCTCGAGAAACGGTGACAGGCTTGAGGTCAAGATGCGACCCGCAAAGGATTTCGTCGATTTTCCATTCTTTGGACCGCGGTCCCAGCTTGATTGGGATGTTGCTCTCAATGCGTCCGTCCCGACGAAGCTGGATTTCAGCCTTGGCGCGAACAAATCCAATCTTGACCTGCACGACATGACCATCACCGATTTGCGTTTCAAAACGGGAGCCAGCGATACGACGCTCACCCTGCCGGCAAAAGGGCGCCTCAACGCGGACTTTGAAATTGGTGCGGCATCTTTGACCTTGATCGTCCCCGATGGCGTTGCGATCCGGGTCCGCGCTTCGCTCGGCGCAGGTGACTTGAGCGTGAACCGCTCCCGCTTTCCGCAGGATGTATCGCCTGACTTTGAGACCGCTGCCAACGCGGTGGATATTCATGTCAAAGGCGGCGCATGTTCAGTAAAGGTGAAGTAA
- a CDS encoding NifU family protein, with product MNTINTENREMQIRHLLENLSAYIEQFHGGTVEFISLEGDALKVKLGGACLNCPLLPSTLHGWVEGTVHQFFPEIHVEEAK from the coding sequence ATGAACACAATAAATACTGAAAACCGCGAAATGCAGATCCGCCATCTCTTGGAGAATTTGAGCGCCTATATCGAGCAATTCCATGGAGGAACTGTGGAATTCATCTCCTTGGAAGGGGATGCGCTCAAGGTCAAACTGGGCGGAGCGTGTTTGAATTGTCCGCTTCTGCCCTCCACGCTGCATGGCTGGGTGGAGGGAACAGTACATCAATTCTTCCCTGAAATTCATGTGGAAGAAGCAAAATAA
- a CDS encoding cyclic nucleotide-binding domain-containing protein → MSPSLGWMILETCPRVDYHAMIMLENLPYIPLFQDLEPDQIMLVKPLFEPFFCQTETVIFEQGGPADYVYLILSGRVGIRYKPYDGPPIILTRLREGDVFGWSAVIRSPKYTSSIVSESPVDAIRVHGQNLWKLVEEHPKTGQTIINRLARIVAPRWENAHAQIQAFLDSNHKDKWETGL, encoded by the coding sequence ATGTCACCCTCTTTAGGATGGATGATACTGGAAACCTGTCCGCGCGTTGATTACCATGCAATGATAATGTTGGAAAACCTGCCCTACATTCCGCTCTTTCAGGACCTTGAGCCTGATCAGATCATGTTGGTGAAGCCTCTCTTTGAGCCTTTTTTCTGCCAGACGGAAACGGTCATCTTTGAGCAGGGCGGCCCCGCTGATTACGTATATCTGATCCTGAGTGGAAGGGTTGGCATCCGGTACAAACCGTACGATGGTCCGCCGATCATCCTGACCCGCCTACGCGAAGGGGATGTATTCGGCTGGTCGGCGGTGATCCGAAGCCCAAAATATACCAGCAGCATTGTCAGCGAATCGCCGGTTGACGCGATCCGCGTTCACGGGCAGAATCTGTGGAAACTGGTTGAGGAGCATCCCAAAACAGGGCAGACCATCATCAACCGTCTGGCGCGCATTGTCGCCCCCAGATGGGAGAATGCGCACGCACAGATCCAGGCTTTCTTGGATTCCAATCATAAAGACAAATGGGAAACCGGCTTATGA
- a CDS encoding TlpA disulfide reductase family protein, producing MTVSSQPSPGRFFALLLIGFGLIAIGVMFILLLDIPPASTQDFSTVPAQVDFPAPELDLMNLAGEPVSLADHRGDVVLVNLWATWCPPCREEMPALLFFYEKYKSNGFVLVAIDQGETAEKVQPFVDEFKLTFPIWLDQASEAGRAFKTMSLPSSYVIDRQGQVRLMWIGGISERNLEKFVPAIIKEK from the coding sequence ATGACAGTTTCTTCACAACCTTCCCCGGGGCGTTTTTTTGCACTGCTTTTAATTGGATTTGGATTGATCGCGATCGGGGTCATGTTCATCCTGCTTTTGGATATCCCACCCGCCTCGACCCAGGACTTTTCAACTGTTCCTGCCCAGGTTGATTTTCCCGCCCCCGAACTGGATCTCATGAATCTGGCTGGCGAACCGGTCTCCCTTGCCGACCATCGAGGCGATGTGGTGCTGGTCAATCTCTGGGCAACGTGGTGCCCGCCTTGCCGCGAGGAAATGCCGGCGCTGCTTTTCTTCTACGAAAAATATAAATCCAATGGGTTTGTTCTGGTTGCCATTGACCAGGGGGAAACGGCGGAAAAGGTCCAACCGTTTGTGGATGAATTCAAACTGACATTTCCGATCTGGCTGGATCAGGCGAGTGAAGCCGGACGCGCGTTCAAGACTATGAGCCTGCCGAGTTCTTATGTTATTGACCGGCAGGGGCAGGTGCGCCTGATGTGGATCGGCGGAATCTCAGAGCGGAATCTCGAAAAATTTGTCCCTGCAATTATCAAGGAAAAATAG
- a CDS encoding LysM peptidoglycan-binding domain-containing protein, with product MNKTKKYLTSLLAVFLSTVIGITSCNLPSSSPSLSFAEPTSQVGEAVDNAFFPTPLPVRPAYNPGELVDYTAQTGDTLPALAARFNTTVDEILFANPHIPRDATTMPPGMPMQIPIYYRALWGSSFQIIPDHAFVNGPTHTGFNTAAFVASQPGWLKSYRAYVAGTWRSGAELVDYVSINYSLSPRLLLAILEYQGGALTATEPPVSRNLLGFSRTYWETPYLQLVIAANTLNNGYYGWRLGTLLEFEDTNRNLLRPDPWQNAASAALHFYYSRMFTGDAYAQAVSPQGFALAYSTLFGDPWQETSVLIPGSLQQPELRLPFPSDQTWSFTGGPHTGWGSGEPFSAIDFAPPMEKAGCFPAKEENYAIAMADGLVVRSNPQEGVALDLDMDGNERTGWVIYYLHLATNSLAPLGSTLRVGDMIGYPSCEGGRSTGTHVHVARKYNGEWVAADSPIPFVLSGWTVRNGNREYLGTLTKGSAVVRACDCSDAFTAINGSYP from the coding sequence ATGAATAAAACGAAAAAATATCTTACTTCACTGCTCGCCGTTTTTCTCAGCACGGTGATCGGTATCACATCCTGCAACCTGCCATCGTCCAGTCCCAGTCTCTCCTTCGCAGAACCGACCAGCCAGGTCGGCGAGGCGGTCGATAATGCTTTCTTTCCAACGCCCCTGCCTGTCCGCCCAGCCTACAACCCCGGCGAACTCGTGGATTACACCGCCCAAACCGGTGACACCCTGCCAGCACTGGCGGCTCGCTTCAACACCACTGTGGACGAGATCCTGTTCGCCAATCCGCACATACCGCGCGACGCCACCACCATGCCGCCCGGCATGCCCATGCAGATTCCCATCTACTATCGCGCTCTATGGGGCAGTTCCTTTCAGATCATTCCCGACCATGCGTTTGTCAACGGACCCACACATACCGGCTTCAACACCGCCGCGTTCGTCGCATCCCAGCCGGGCTGGCTGAAAAGTTATCGCGCATACGTCGCAGGAACATGGCGCTCCGGCGCAGAACTGGTGGATTATGTCTCGATCAACTACAGCCTCAGTCCGCGCCTGCTGCTGGCGATATTGGAATATCAGGGCGGGGCATTAACAGCAACGGAGCCTCCTGTCAGCCGCAACCTGCTGGGATTCTCCCGCACCTACTGGGAAACTCCCTATCTCCAGCTTGTGATAGCTGCCAACACTCTTAACAACGGATATTACGGCTGGCGCCTCGGGACTCTGCTGGAATTTGAAGACACCAACCGGAACCTTCTCCGCCCCGATCCCTGGCAAAATGCCGCCTCCGCCGCGCTTCACTTTTATTATTCAAGAATGTTCACTGGAGATGCCTACGCGCAAGCCGTCAGCCCGCAGGGATTTGCACTTGCCTATTCAACTTTATTCGGCGACCCGTGGCAGGAAACGTCCGTGTTGATTCCCGGTAGTTTGCAGCAGCCGGAACTTCGCCTGCCCTTCCCCAGCGACCAGACTTGGAGCTTCACCGGCGGTCCGCACACTGGTTGGGGCTCCGGCGAACCGTTCTCCGCGATTGACTTTGCCCCGCCCATGGAAAAAGCCGGCTGTTTCCCTGCCAAAGAAGAGAATTACGCCATTGCCATGGCGGATGGACTCGTGGTGCGTTCCAACCCGCAGGAAGGCGTTGCACTCGACCTTGACATGGATGGGAATGAACGCACAGGCTGGGTGATCTACTACCTGCATCTTGCCACCAACTCACTTGCACCGCTTGGTTCGACATTAAGGGTTGGAGATATGATCGGCTATCCATCCTGTGAAGGCGGGCGCTCGACCGGCACGCACGTCCATGTGGCACGCAAATACAACGGCGAATGGGTCGCCGCAGACAGCCCGATCCCCTTCGTGCTAAGCGGCTGGACCGTCCGCAACGGGAACAGGGAGTATCTGGGAACGCTCACCAAAGGCAGCGCCGTCGTCCGCGCCTGCGATTGCAGTGACGCATTTACTGCCATCAATGGCAGTTACCCGTGA